In Paenibacillus kyungheensis, the following are encoded in one genomic region:
- the hslV gene encoding ATP-dependent protease subunit HslV, with product MDLSFHATTICAVRHNGKAAIAGDGQVTFGQNVIMKQHAKKIRRLYRGQVLAGFAGSVADAITLFEKFEAKLEEHHGNLQRAAVELAKEWRSDRVLRKLEALLIVMDQSGILLISGGGEIIEPDDDVIAIGSGGNFALSAARALKRHGKDLEAKDIVEASLHIAAEICVYTNDNIIVEEL from the coding sequence ATGGATCTCTCATTTCACGCTACAACGATATGTGCTGTTCGTCACAATGGTAAAGCAGCTATAGCTGGTGATGGTCAAGTCACATTCGGACAAAATGTTATTATGAAGCAACATGCTAAAAAAATACGTCGCCTCTATCGTGGACAAGTATTAGCTGGATTTGCTGGTTCGGTAGCTGATGCGATTACGTTATTTGAAAAGTTTGAAGCAAAGCTTGAAGAGCATCATGGTAATTTGCAACGTGCTGCAGTAGAGCTTGCTAAAGAATGGCGTTCTGATCGTGTACTTCGCAAATTAGAAGCTTTATTGATTGTTATGGATCAAAGCGGAATTTTGTTAATCTCTGGTGGCGGAGAAATTATCGAACCGGATGACGATGTTATTGCGATCGGTTCTGGAGGTAATTTTGCTTTGTCTGCTGCACGTGCACTTAAACGTCATGGTAAAGATTTAGAAGCAAAAGACATTGTCGAAGCTTCACTGCATATCGCTGCGGAAATTTGTGTATATACGAATGATAATATTATTGTAGAAGAATTGTAA
- the fliE gene encoding flagellar hook-basal body complex protein FliE — protein sequence MIENTMFNAASPLKMTTGMTTQAKATPGEAMEQFGSYLEDAMNQVGQQEKTVHQMNDKFLLGQVDVDQVMVASEKSLLSLQMVSQVRNKALEAYQEIMRTQL from the coding sequence ATGATAGAGAACACAATGTTCAATGCTGCATCCCCTTTGAAGATGACGACGGGAATGACGACACAAGCCAAAGCAACACCTGGTGAAGCAATGGAACAATTTGGTTCTTACTTAGAAGATGCTATGAATCAAGTTGGACAACAGGAGAAAACAGTTCACCAGATGAACGATAAGTTCTTGCTAGGACAAGTAGATGTGGATCAAGTAATGGTCGCCTCTGAGAAATCACTACTTAGTCTACAAATGGTTTCTCAAGTTCGTAACAAAGCGCTTGAAGCTTATCAGGAAATCATGCGTACTCAATTGTAA
- the flgC gene encoding flagellar basal body rod protein FlgC produces the protein MRISSSFDISASALTAQRLRMDVVSSNIANAETTRAQVVNGEAVPYRRKEVVLSTNKPSFADTLDSAMNGSRNGINGVKASAIQEDPEPFKLVYNPTHPDADKDGYVKMPNVDNLKEMVDMISASRSYEANVTALNASKAMITKALQIGK, from the coding sequence ATGAGAATTAGTAGCAGTTTTGATATTAGTGCTTCTGCGTTAACAGCACAACGACTTCGAATGGATGTTGTCTCCTCCAATATTGCGAATGCAGAGACAACAAGAGCACAAGTCGTTAATGGTGAAGCTGTTCCTTACCGTCGTAAAGAAGTTGTGTTATCGACAAACAAACCATCTTTCGCAGATACACTTGATTCCGCAATGAATGGAAGCCGCAACGGGATTAACGGTGTTAAAGCTTCAGCCATTCAAGAAGATCCAGAACCTTTCAAACTTGTATATAATCCGACACATCCAGACGCAGACAAAGATGGCTATGTAAAAATGCCTAACGTCGATAATTTAAAAGAAATGGTGGACATGATATCGGCTTCGCGTTCATATGAAGCTAACGTAACTGCACTTAATGCTTCCAAAGCAATGATTACCAAAGCTTTACAAATTGGTAAATAA
- the hslU gene encoding ATP-dependent protease ATPase subunit HslU, which yields MTTTALTPREIVTELDKYIVGQKNAKKSVAVALRNRYRRSLLPENMQDEIVPKNILMIGPTGVGKTEIARRLAKLVHAPFIKVEATKFTEVGYVGRDVESMVRDLVETAIRMVKLERTEKVKDQAEEMANERIVEILVPSGFKNKSQRNPLEMLFGNQNQTEEPQTNFEQDGSIQDKRRRVRFDLLAGKLENDVIEVEVEDSMPSLMDMFAGQGNDQMGMNMQEMLGSFLPKKTKKRKLPIKDARKILTQQEANKLMDMDDVNQESLRRAEQTGIIFIDEIDKVTSSGRGTGPDVSREGVQRDILPIVEGSTIMTKYGPVKTDYILFIAAGAFHTSKPSDLIPELQGRFPIRVELDSLTLEDFVNILTEPENALTKQYVYLLRSENIELEFSNEAIREIASIAAAVNQNTENIGARRLHTILEKLLEDLSFEAPELTLEKMIITPQYVQEKLREIAQNRDLSQYIL from the coding sequence ATGACAACCACTGCTTTGACCCCTAGAGAAATAGTTACCGAATTGGATAAGTATATTGTTGGACAAAAAAATGCCAAGAAATCGGTTGCAGTTGCACTTCGTAATCGTTATCGCCGTAGTCTTTTGCCTGAAAATATGCAGGATGAGATTGTACCAAAAAATATTTTGATGATCGGGCCAACAGGTGTAGGTAAAACAGAGATTGCCCGTAGGCTCGCGAAGCTCGTTCATGCTCCGTTTATCAAAGTAGAAGCAACGAAGTTTACTGAAGTAGGTTATGTTGGGCGAGATGTAGAATCTATGGTGCGTGATCTTGTAGAAACAGCTATTCGTATGGTCAAATTGGAACGTACTGAAAAAGTAAAAGATCAAGCAGAAGAAATGGCAAATGAACGTATTGTCGAAATTTTAGTGCCTTCTGGCTTTAAAAACAAATCACAACGTAATCCGCTTGAAATGCTATTTGGTAATCAAAATCAAACGGAAGAACCTCAGACTAATTTTGAGCAAGATGGTTCGATTCAAGATAAAAGACGCAGAGTGCGTTTTGATCTATTAGCAGGCAAATTAGAAAATGATGTGATTGAAGTAGAAGTAGAAGATTCTATGCCTTCTTTGATGGATATGTTTGCAGGTCAGGGCAACGATCAAATGGGGATGAATATGCAAGAAATGTTAGGTAGCTTTTTACCTAAAAAAACAAAAAAACGTAAACTTCCGATTAAAGATGCTCGCAAAATATTAACACAGCAAGAAGCGAACAAATTGATGGATATGGACGATGTGAATCAAGAGTCACTACGTCGCGCAGAACAAACAGGTATTATTTTTATCGATGAGATAGATAAAGTAACCAGTTCTGGACGTGGTACAGGCCCTGATGTTTCTAGAGAAGGGGTACAACGTGATATCCTTCCGATTGTAGAAGGTTCTACGATTATGACGAAGTATGGCCCGGTCAAAACAGATTATATTTTATTTATAGCAGCCGGTGCTTTCCATACGTCTAAGCCTTCTGATCTGATTCCAGAATTGCAAGGTCGCTTCCCAATTCGGGTAGAACTGGATAGTTTGACATTAGAGGACTTTGTAAATATTTTGACAGAGCCTGAAAATGCATTAACAAAACAATATGTCTATCTTTTACGTTCGGAAAATATAGAATTGGAATTTTCTAATGAAGCTATTCGAGAAATCGCTTCGATCGCAGCGGCAGTTAATCAGAACACTGAGAATATCGGTGCACGTCGTTTGCATACGATTTTAGAAAAACTGTTAGAAGATTTATCTTTTGAAGCGCCAGAATTGACGTTAGAGAAAATGATTATTACACCTCAATATGTACAAGAAAAATTACGTGAGATTGCTCAAAACAGAGATTTAAGTCAATATATTTTGTGA
- the flgB gene encoding flagellar basal body rod protein FlgB, translating into MNLLNDVGFKRLEGAMGAATLRQQVISNNIANADTPYFKRSDVSFENMLQSQMDDSQMPFSGKVEDKRHFQIGNTNSVPQAMVTSNQSTVMNNNLNNVDMDVEMSNLAENQLRYNAYIEQINHQIKMMRTAIQGGS; encoded by the coding sequence ATGAACCTTTTAAATGATGTTGGATTTAAAAGATTAGAAGGAGCAATGGGTGCTGCTACACTTCGACAACAAGTAATTTCAAACAATATAGCAAATGCAGATACCCCTTATTTTAAAAGATCAGATGTTTCTTTTGAAAATATGCTTCAAAGCCAAATGGATGATTCTCAAATGCCATTTAGTGGTAAAGTTGAAGATAAAAGACATTTCCAAATTGGTAATACTAACTCTGTTCCGCAAGCAATGGTCACTAGTAATCAAAGTACAGTCATGAACAACAACTTAAACAATGTTGACATGGATGTAGAAATGAGTAACCTTGCTGAAAACCAACTTCGTTACAATGCTTACATCGAACAAATTAACCATCAGATTAAAATGATGCGAACCGCTATTCAAGGAGGAAGCTAA
- the fliF gene encoding flagellar basal-body MS-ring/collar protein FliF, with protein sequence MNERVAQYRDKLVQYWKNFNKNQKILLISTLAFIIIAIVVLTIQFSKVQYEVAFQNLDATDSAAIMEYLDGQGIPYQLSSDGTSISVASESAARAKVAVGSQGLMQNGTIGFSEFNASSSAIGMTDNEFNVKYNNALNGEVSQLLKQMNGVSNAKVLVNLPEESLFASTEDEDTGTASVVMQFKPGFRVTQEAVDGYYNLVSTAVPHLPIANITITNGTDGSELVSTVKGGGPSGLAGAVQENMALQKKYEADVENNVRQFLGRLLGPERVNVLVASNLNFDQKNSKEDRVEPVDVENMKGIEISAQQIQESSTGTSTPDSGVAGTGGTDTPTYPGGSSSGSNESEKSQSTINYDVNKIHNEIVSSPYFVKDLTINVAIDPVAGQTVTQQSDLNKQVQTMLESIVRTSLSENGVTYAENDPALASKVNVFSQAFATDTTDQGFFANNMTWIIAAIAALVIAAVVFIILRRRKQQQTGDYEEDMLLPVVTELPSISLDNLTNDSQVRKQLESLAKKKPDEFVNLLRTWLADE encoded by the coding sequence GTGAATGAAAGAGTTGCCCAGTATAGAGATAAACTTGTCCAATACTGGAAGAATTTTAATAAAAACCAAAAAATATTACTGATCTCAACGCTGGCATTTATTATTATTGCTATTGTTGTACTAACTATTCAATTTTCTAAAGTCCAATATGAAGTAGCATTCCAAAACTTAGATGCTACAGATTCCGCTGCGATTATGGAATACTTAGATGGACAAGGTATTCCTTACCAGTTAAGTAGTGATGGTACAAGCATTTCTGTAGCAAGTGAAAGTGCTGCTAGAGCCAAAGTCGCTGTAGGATCACAAGGATTAATGCAAAACGGAACGATCGGATTTAGCGAATTTAATGCAAGCTCTTCTGCTATTGGTATGACAGATAATGAATTTAACGTGAAATATAATAACGCTTTGAATGGTGAAGTATCGCAATTGCTCAAACAGATGAACGGAGTAAGCAATGCGAAAGTGTTGGTGAATTTACCAGAAGAAAGTCTTTTTGCTAGTACAGAAGACGAAGATACAGGAACAGCATCAGTAGTTATGCAGTTCAAACCAGGATTTCGTGTAACGCAAGAAGCCGTTGATGGTTATTACAATTTAGTAAGTACTGCTGTTCCACATTTACCGATTGCGAATATTACAATCACGAATGGAACAGATGGTAGTGAACTGGTATCTACGGTTAAAGGTGGCGGGCCTTCTGGGTTGGCTGGAGCAGTACAAGAAAACATGGCTTTACAGAAAAAATATGAAGCAGATGTTGAAAATAATGTAAGACAGTTTTTGGGAAGATTGCTAGGACCTGAACGTGTAAATGTACTGGTTGCTTCGAACTTGAATTTTGATCAAAAAAATTCTAAAGAAGATCGTGTAGAGCCTGTAGATGTCGAGAATATGAAAGGTATCGAAATCAGTGCACAGCAGATCCAAGAAAGTAGTACAGGTACTTCTACTCCAGATAGTGGTGTTGCTGGAACAGGAGGTACAGATACTCCAACGTATCCAGGTGGTTCATCATCAGGTAGTAACGAATCCGAAAAATCTCAAAGTACAATCAATTATGATGTAAATAAAATTCATAATGAAATTGTATCTAGTCCTTATTTTGTAAAAGATTTAACAATTAATGTAGCTATTGATCCAGTAGCAGGTCAAACGGTTACGCAACAATCTGATTTGAATAAACAAGTTCAAACCATGCTTGAAAGTATTGTTAGAACTTCGTTATCAGAAAATGGTGTGACCTATGCAGAAAATGATCCTGCTTTAGCTTCTAAAGTAAATGTGTTCTCACAAGCATTCGCCACAGATACAACAGATCAAGGATTTTTTGCTAATAATATGACTTGGATTATTGCAGCAATCGCAGCACTTGTTATCGCGGCTGTTGTGTTTATAATCTTACGTCGTCGCAAACAGCAACAAACAGGAGACTATGAAGAAGATATGCTGTTACCAGTAGTAACTGAGCTTCCTTCGATTAGTTTGGATAACTTGACGAATGATAGTCAGGTACGTAAGCAACTTGAATCACTTGCCAAAAAGAAACCAGATGAATTTGTTAACTTATTACGTACATGGCTTGCTGATGAATAA